The proteins below come from a single Eucalyptus grandis isolate ANBG69807.140 chromosome 3, ASM1654582v1, whole genome shotgun sequence genomic window:
- the LOC104436444 gene encoding threonine synthase 1, chloroplastic, which yields MASSASSMLIYQSPTSLTANPRRFAVGRRRLAVSCASASASASDPALTNHSPPATAPPPGTATIHNIRDEARRHRQAHAFSAKYVPFGCDFTASESYSLDEIVYRSRSGGLLDVQHDMEALKKFDGAYWRNLFDSRVGKTTWPYGSGVWSKKEWVLPEIDSDHIVSAFEGNSNLFWAERFGEHFLGMDDLWVKHCGISHTGSFKDLGMTVLVSQVNRLCKMDRPLVGVGCASTGDTSAALSAYCAAAGIPSIVFLPADKISMAQLVQPIANGAFVLSIDTDFDGCMKLIREVTAELPIYLANSLNSLRLEGQKTAAIEILQQFDWEVPDWVIVPGGNLGNIYAFYKGFKMCQELGLVDRIPRLVCAQAANANPLYLYYKAGWKDFKAVKANTTFASAIQIGDPVSIDRAVYALQNSNGIVEEATEEELMDAMAQADSTGMFICPHTGVALTALNKLRNSGVIAPTDRTVVVSTAHGLKFTQSKIDYHSKAIPDMACRYANPPMQVKADFGSVMDVLKDYLKKY from the coding sequence ATGGCGTCGTCGGCGTCCTCCATGCTGATTTACCAGTCTCCCACCTCCCTAACAGCAAACCCTAGACGGTTCGCCGTCGGCCGGAGGCGCCTCGCCGTGTCctgcgcctccgcctccgcctccgcctccgacCCTGCCCTGACCAACCACTCCCCTCCCGCGACGGCGCCTCCTCCCGGGACGGCGACGATCCACAACATCAGGGACGAggcccgccgccaccgccaggCCCACGCCTTCTCCGCCAAGTACGTCCCCTTCGGCTGCGACTTCACCGCCTCCGAGTCCTACTCGCTCGACGAGATCGTCTACCGCAGCCGCTCCGGCGGCCTGCTCGACGTCCAGCACGACATGGAGGCCCTCAAGAAGTTCGACGGCGCGTACTGGCGGAACCTCTTCGACTCGCGCGTGGGCAAGACCACGTGGCCCTACGGCTCCGGCGTCTGGAGCAAGAAGGAGTGGGTGCTGCCCGAGATCGACTCCGACCACATCGTCTCGGCCTTCGAAGGTAATTCCAATCTCTTCTGGGCCGAGCGTTTCGGCGAACATTTCCTGGGCATGGACGATTTGTGGGTCAAGCACTGTGGGATTAGCCATACTGGTAGTTTTAAGGATCTGGGCATGACCGTTCTGGTCTCTCAGGTTAATAGGCTTTGCAAGATGGACCGGCCGTTGGTCGGCGTCGGGTGCGCGTCGACCGGGGACACTTCGGCTGCGCTGTCTGCCTACTGTGCAGCTGCCGGCATCCCGTCGATCGTTTTCTTGCCTGCGGATAAGATTTCGATGGCTCAGTTGGTGCAGCCGATTGCGAATGGGGCTTTTGTGTTGAGCATTGATACCGATTTCGACGGGTGTATGAAGTTGATTAGGGAAGTCACGGCGGAACTGCCGATATATTTAGCCAATTCATTGAACAGCTTGAGGCTCGAAGGGCAAAAGACTGCTGCGATCGAGATACTGCAGCAGTTTGATTGGGAGGTGCCTGATTGGGTCATCGTCCCAGGTGGGAACTTGGGGAATATCTATGCATTCTACAAAGGTTTCAAAATGTGCCAGGAATTGGGTTTGGTTGATCGGATCCCAAGGCTTGTTTGTGCTCAGGCTGCAAATGCTAATCCActctatttatattataaggCTGGTTGGAAGGATTTTAAGGCAGTGAAGGCGAACACCACATTTGCATCTGCTATACAGATTGGCGACCCTGTTTCTATCGACAGAGCCGTTTATGCTTTGCAGAACTCGAATGGTATTGTTGAGGAGGCGACTGAAGAGGAGTTGATGGATGCTATGGCACAAGCAGATTCAACTGGAATGTTCATATGTCCTCACACTGGTGTTGCATTGACGGCGCTGAACAAGCTCAGGAATAGCGGGGTCATTGCGCCCACAGATAGGACAGTTGTGGTCAGCACTGCGCATGGGTTAAAGTTTACGCAGTCCAAAATCGATTACCACTCCAAGGCCATCCCCGACATGGCTTGCCGGTATGCCAATCCTCCAATGCAAGTGAAGGCAGATTTTGGGTCAGTCATGGATGTTCTGAAGGACTACTTGAAAAAGTATTAA